Part of the Leptodactylus fuscus isolate aLepFus1 chromosome 6, aLepFus1.hap2, whole genome shotgun sequence genome, TGACATATCCATTCACCTTGGTTGCATGACGGTAATCCCACTCTGAGACAACGCTTTTCTGTTGGCCATGTGAAGGAGCCAGATCTCCTTGTGGGAGAAGAGTCTAATGCTAAAGGCTTTCTCCAAAAGCTTCTCCACACACGTGTAGTTTGAGATGTTCCTGACAAATTTCTGGATGTCCCGTTTAATGTCCTGTCCCTCATACTCAGTGTGGAGTCTGTACTGCTTGAGCAAGGCCAGAGCCACTCGGTAGAGCACCTTGTTGCCTTCGAGAAGGAAGACGTCAAAGACCCTGATGACATATTCAAAGGGTAAGTCTCCGAAGATCCACGTCAGCCAATCTGAGAAGACCTCCAATGAGTTCTCACAGTGCGTAGTAATGAACTTATGGCCAGCCTGGCAGTATTTTTTGGCTAAGTCACCAAAGGTCATACTGGAAGCTTCACAGGACAAGAAGCTTTGTTCAATGTAGGTCTTGTGGGGTTCTGTGCATGAGATGAGGCGGCACACCCTCTCGAAACACTCCACGTCATCTTCACTGAAATGCATCAAGAGGGCCACCACGGCAGGCAACGCAGGGCAATACGTGATGTCCGGATACTGGTCACCAATGCATATAAGGATCTTCTTGACAGCCGTTTCACCTCGGACATTGAGGCAGTACATGGGCATGAGACAACCGTCTAGGAATTCTGGCAAAGGGTGATCGTTCAGGCCACCTTGCCCAAAAAGACGTTCCGAGACGTCATGATAAACGGTGGCCGTAGGCGTAAATATCCGACAGTTAATGTTTTTGATGATCTGGTTGTAGGCTTGAGCCCTCGAGGCTCGAGTCTCACCCCAGGTCCCATCTCTTGCCATCTTCTTCAGGTCCTTTTGCGATTGAGGAATCTCCACATGGGAGGTTTTTAGTGGTTCAGTCTTTGTTGGAAATTGGTCCCAATCCACAAAGTGCCCGCAGTCGGCATAGACTTTGGTATCAATGTCCCAGTCGTCGGCATCGGGAGTAATGATCACCGGGAGGGCACAAGAAACGCTCATTTCTGGGAAGGAAGAAAAACACTTGGTTAGTCGTGTAAGAGAAGACCCCAATCCGGGGCACAAATGTTACATACCCAAGAGACGCATCTTCAACTAAGTGAGGtaaaggggatatcgtcactccttaggaggagagaccaccatgtaggtgtgtggagtcttattaagccatttgcgctccactgtgagggatcatgggaagaatatgcatatctgtcttccattatgtaaataggggagacagtgcctcagtcatgcagccggcgctccctttaacataatgcccgaccttcccagaggcctttgctgtaatgatgtgggattttaccaaatcagtctctcagccgaggatagctgtttcgatctgtttggatctcttcagcccggtgcagagaagactgaattagcagaggtgagaggcttctagaccaggttaaggggatatagTAACGGACCCCGGAGCctactgtatctaagcctatcatcaGCGGTACTCCAGGAGAACCCCTCGGTACTACAGTCCCCATCATGCAATGTTACTATGTTTTATCATCATCTTGACATAAATTGATCTTACACATCTCTGGATTTCAGTTTTCGGActcagtaagggctcattcacacgggggtcggtggggtggattttggcaccgagagtgacgtggggagccgcgtcactcttgggtcaaaacccgcctgccacgaccatcgcggtcacggctttcccctccggagtcggctcaaatgaatgagccgacactgGAAGTTGCTGCCGCTACTcggcgagccgcggaatccgcctcaagaaaggggaGCTCACTTCATgccgatagcagaaaaaagaatgctagtggcctccataaaccaccattgtatggaggcggattttgaggtgaaatccgctgtcaaaatctgcctccttgcccccgtgtgaactagcccttaggccgcCTCACACTACAGTTGACCTCATTATAATCGATGGGGACCCTTGGGATCCGTTGTCCGGCATTAGACAGACTGTTTTACTGTTCTTCTTCTGGTCCTGCAATGGACACAGTTGTGAATGCACTTTCATTTTCATCCGTTGCTCTGATCTGTCATCGGATTGAGAGAACAGACTATAAAACTGATAGAATGGCGGACACAGATGGAGCACATTGTATCTGAATCCATCATCATCAGTCATGTGAAATATAAGAGCAAAGCTTTCTCCGTCTGGTGTGTTTAATAACAAGATGGAAGATTTCTTATATCACAGTGAATGATGATGGATGCAGAACGAATATGCTCTGTCCTTCCAACAGGTTTATtgcccattgttctgatcctgtgCTGAATCAGAGCAACAAACAAAAATGAAGGTGGTGTGAACGGCCCCGTTATGGTCAGCGGGGTTCCCTGGGAATCTGTAGATATTCGTCATTGGGTGGATTCTTCTGTGGCTGGGGGGCAGAGACTCCTAATATCAGAGATAACTATAGTGCTCGGCACAGTGTCCAGGCCTGTAATACGGATCACACACTGACTGAGTGTCATGGTCATGTAAATGAGCTGCGAGTGACAAGAAATCCCAAGGACACATGTTAATATCAGAGACCGGAGGTGTCAGCGAGGACAGAGCTAAAGCTCTAC contains:
- the LOC142209924 gene encoding TBC1 domain family member 24-like, which encodes MSVSCALPVIITPDADDWDIDTKVYADCGHFVDWDQFPTKTEPLKTSHVEIPQSQKDLKKMARDGTWGETRASRAQAYNQIIKNINCRIFTPTATVYHDVSERLFGQGGLNDHPLPEFLDGCLMPMYCLNVRGETAVKKILICIGDQYPDITYCPALPAVVALLMHFSEDDVECFERVCRLISCTEPHKTYIEQSFLSCEASSMTFGDLAKKYCQAGHKFITTHCENSLEVFSDWLTWIFGDLPFEYVIRVFDVFLLEGNKVLYRVALALLKQYRLHTEYEGQDIKRDIQKFVRNISNYTCVEKLLEKAFSIRLFSHKEIWLLHMANRKALSQSGITVMQPRQSAHMSVDITNFSSEIVTAYEMRTVWSWIPERYSLYPPVLLFSTLEHGYSLQRFYSHCEGTEPTVLLIKTTANEVCGAYLSTDWNERKKCSGQVSSFFGTGECFVFTIHPDMERYEWVVVKKPDMVKTAPPSPRSRPRSYSHGARLSPTPRRRSSTMTSVPSSPSQSANFLTVPMEGSPNRLSPFLSVRHFQLPSKTASMFMSGNSQGFIIGGGGGQALSIDADLNIGRTEHCETFDNPPLCEENFHIQHIEVWGCQTSSI